The Geothermobacter ehrlichii genome includes the window TCAAGGGCGATGAAATCAAACCCCATCTCTGTGGCAAATTTCTTGATGGTGGTCGTTTTGCCCATGCCGGTTGGTCCAGAGAAAACGGGCACGCGAACAGGTCTGGTTTTGTCGAGCAATGCACGATCAACGTAAACTCTCTGATTGTATTTGTACGATTTATGAAGAGCATCAAGCATCTTCACATAGGGAGAGCTTTTCCTCTTCGCTATTTCCGACATCGCATTTTGACACCATTGCAACAAGTTTCGGTCTTCTTCCCCGTAAGCAATACCTTCTACCATGAGTGACAAATGATTCAATTCTTCGATTGAAGTGATGTGGTGTAACCCTGAAATAAGAAAATTTTTCGCGGTGTCAAAATCGTTTAAATCGTCGATTGCCATAAAGATGACCCGTTCCAGGTCATCACCGCTTGCAATCCTCTTGAAAGCCTCTGAGAGGATGGCTTTCTTTGTTGCATTGTCGAGTTGTTCGTTATCGTAGATAAAATCCATGAATTCTCCGGTATCGTTAAATTTTGAGATTTTCTTCTTGATTTCTTCAGAGATCATAGGCTGCCTCCGGCGATCAAATGTCATGGGTTGTGGCATATGTCGGCATGTCAAAATGAAATGTGCATTCGGCTGCATTCCGAATTTCTGGATGACAGCCAGTTGCCGGTCGCAAATGGCCTCGGCCCCTGTCTCTTTTGTCAGCCCGGCGACATGGCTGCCTCCATGTTGGCCGCCAGCGGATTTGATTCGTGCCTGCCCGGGGCATCAGAACAATATCGTGCTTCCCCTCTCGTCCTTGGAAGACTCCCAAATATCTACCAGTTTTCCTCTGCACCGTGGGCATCCTGAGGGAACACACGTGTCGCAGTAATAGACTTCTTTTTGGCACTTGGTACAGTATCGAGGCATCTCTTGCTCTGTATATCTGCTGTATGTGTTGCGACATTTCTCGCAGTTTCTTGATCTTGCAAATATAAGCATTTGTTTGCCTCCTTTGGTTGCTCATGTTGCTTTGGCATCCATGTGCCTGTTTAAAAAGAAATATATCTGTTGCTGTATTCCGAGACCCGTGTCAGCCACCGGTAGTCTTTTTCCGTCAGCTCGTCGACCTCGAGACCTCTTGCGAAGATACTTTCAACGTCCCATTGGTTCATGCTCTTCAGGTCGACATATTTCACGTTTTTCTTCCGGAGAAAATTTTTCAGCTCTTCAATGTTTTTTGCTTCAACCGCATGAAAACATTTGTATCCATGCCCACGTTCTTCGTAACTGACAATGTCGACGTATTCAACAATTCGCCCTGGTGTTTGAATAAGCATGATCGTACTGTCTATCGGTTCGTAACCCCATCCGGCGTCTTTCTTGATACGTCCATCGATAAAGGCCGCGAGCCTTTTCACCTTTTGCGGATAGAGACAATCGTCCCAGAATTTGATGAGATCTTTTGAGATGTCATCTTTGCTGGATTTCTGGATGCCAATCCAGCTGTCGGGAACAAGAAAATCGAAATTGTGTTCAAGTTCCGATTCCAGCCGTTCTCTCGATACTTTGTTGAAGAATTCGACCTTCTCCTTCCGGTCGAATCGGCTGGAGTAGGCAATCAGGAAAAAGGGCTTTTCGATGAGTTTGAGGGCCTCCTTGCAATGACTCATTCCCCTGACATCGGGAAAGGGCGGGTCGAAGAACAGGAGCATGGTATTTTCCACTGAGAGAAAAAGGAGGTTGGTGTTCGGATTTTCATTGATTTGCGCCAGCCATTCTTCACGGTTCATCGCAACCTCCTTTCTGCGGTGGGCTACACGAAAAGCAGATTTTCGGGGTGCAGCTTCCTCTCTCCGTTCCACCGGTAACCGCACAGGACGCCTCCCCTGGCGACGCTGAAATCGACACAGGTGGCGTTCGGGGTCAGCAGCCTGACAGGTGGTCTCATCCAGTAGTGACCGAAGAACACGGGCTTTTCCCCGGTGGGATAGATGTTCCTCCCGTTGTCGGTCAGTGGCAGGTTCGGGATAGCTGGCAGCTGGTCGTCCGGCAGCATGGCAATCTCCCGGTAGGTTCTGCCGGATGCTTGCCACCACTTGACCCTGATTTCCTGTCTGGCGAAGCCGTCCTTGTCCTGAAGAACACATCCTGCCGGCAGAGGGATTTCGGTGCCCTTCAGCAGGGTTTCGATGATCCGGTGCTCCGATGTCCGGTCATCGACAGACCGAAACAGGAAGTGATCGTCGAGGCAGAAGGTGTTCGTTGGCTGGCTGCCGTTGCCGGTCAGCGACCGGATCAATCTGGCGTCCCATTCGGCATGGATGACCCGCAGGCCTTCCAGTTCGAGAAAGAGAGGCAGGGACCGAAACCAGGCAATGGTCTCGACAAGAAGGCTTTCCCGGCCGGCAAATTCGGCCAGAAAGGCAGCGTGTTGCGCGGTATTCTTGGCAGAATGGGGCCGCAGCGGCTGGCCTGTTTGCGGATGCCGGGTGTGGTAGCAGATGGCATTGTATTCGTGGTTGCCCATGACGGCGAGAGCTGCCCCGCCGTCGACCATGCGACGAACGATATCGATCACGCCGAGATTGTCGGGTCCCCGGTCGATGAAGTCGCCGGCGAAGATCGCCTGACGTTCCGGGTGGCGGAAGCATCCGTTGTGCTGGCGATAGCCGAGCTGACGCAGCAGAGCCCGCAGAGCGTCGGCATGGCCGTGAATGTCGCCAATGATGTCGTATCCCGTAGAACCGGTCGTTGTCATCAGCTTGTCCTGAACCCGAAGTTGAAGAAGATGTAGTCACCCGTTCGTTTCAGGGTTGTGCTGGCTTCGCCGGGCAGTCCGGCGATTTGCCGGGCGATGCGAACGAGCTCGTCATCCGCGATGCCTCCGAATTGGCTGGCCACAAAGACCAGGGTATTGCCCCTGATGCCGTCCCAAAGCCATTTTTCCCACAGCACGTTATTGCCGTCGAAAGTCAGGTACCGTTTGGACAGGACTTTCGTGTCCTTGTCTACGGGCCGGTTGTTGAATAGTTTCCGGTTGCACATCGGTTCGATTCTCTGGGACATGCGGCGTGGGCATGCCATCAAGGCCGCAGGGTTTTCGCCCCAATCGGCATCCTGCTCAACTGTATAATCCAGGCATGCGACAAACGATGTCGCATTGGTGACAAGGAATGCAGGGGCTCCGATCTGCTGTTTCCGGGCGGGGAGGGGCCGCTGGTTTCATTGGTAGAACTGGTGGAGTTTGGCCGCGATGCTTTTGAACTCCTGGCGGAGGGCTGGAGGCCCCAGAATCTCGACCGTATCGCCGAATCCGAGCAGCCACCAGCGCAATTGATGGCTGTCGAGAACGGTGGCTTCGAGTATGACGTGGTCATTGCCATCTTCTGTTATGGTCTGGTCTTCGCTGAGCCGCCGCTCCTGCAGGTGACGTGACGCGCCGGCAGCAAAACGGGCACGCAGGCGGATGGTCTTGCCTTCTTCGAGAGGCCATTCGAAACGGCCGTTGCGCATGTGTTGCTCGAGATCGAAGCCATCGGGCCGTTGAACCTCTTGTTCCAGCAGTTCGACTTCCAAAAACCGGTGCAGGGCGTAGTGGCGGACGTCCTGGTAATCGTCGATACGAGCCACCAGGTAGATGACGGCGTCGGAAAAGACCATTCCCAGGGGATGGAAATGCAGTTGTTTTTCCCGGCCGTCGATTGCCGACCGATAGCGTCCCCTGAAACAGCGATCTCCGAAGAGGGCTTCAGTGATGGTCTCAAGGACCTCTTCACTGATGTCCGGCGGGAGCAGCGGCTGGGTGCGCGAAACAACCTTCACCTTTTCCGGCCAGTGGGCGTGGCCACCGGAAAGCTTGTCGAGAATGGTTTGGGCGCGCCGGAAGTGTCCTTCCAGGCTGCGGGCACATTGCCCGGGAAGCATGCGCAGCATGAAGGATTCGACCATCCGCAGAGTGAGTGCCGCACTGGGGCCCATGCCAGGAATATCGAAGGTCTCGGCGTCTTTTTGCCAGGACCAGCCGGCGGGTTTACGACCGTCGCTGACCAGCGGAAAATGCCGGGACAGCTTGTCGAGGTCGCGCTGGATGGTTCGTCGTGTGGTTTGATACCCCTGTTCGTTCAGTTTGTGTTCGAGTTCGGCGGTGCTGATGCGGCGAGGCTGGCGCGGAATCAGGCGAAGCATCAGCCATTGTCGGAGTAGGGTTTCCATGGGGCTTCCCAGAGTGGCACCTTTTGACTTGGTAAATGCCCGCAACTTGATGGCATCTTTCAACCATTTAATACATCAAGCGGTTTCTTTGTCTCTAGCGGCCCGAAAGATGCCAGTCGAAGATATTTCTACTCGCCATCCGACTTCTTCGACAGAGCAAATTTGGCGCCTAATCAAATTAAGTTATCATTCAAACGTCAATCCTACACGTCCTCTTCCAAGATGTTCCCATTCTCCATTAACCACTGCTTGGCTTTGTCCATCATCGGAGATTGTGACCTGACAATATTCCAGAACCTTGATGTGTGGTTTCCTTCCAACAGATGAGCTAACTCATGAACGATGACATAGTCAATAATGAACATGGGCGCCTTTATCAACCGCCAGTTGAAGTTAACGTTGTTCTTGACGGTACACGACCCCCAGCGGTAGCTGCTATCTACGATCTTGGCCTTGTTGAAGGCTACACCAAGCTGGCGGGCATGATGGCGCACCCGTGGCAGAATCTTTTCGTGGGCCTTTTGGATATACCACTCCCGCAAAACGGTCTTCCGATTCTGAACATAGGAGGCGGGGATATAAAAGCGCTGGGCGAAACGGATCTCGGACAGGTCGGATTCGACCACTTCAATGCGGTAATGCCGCCCCAAATATAGCGCCGACTCGCCACTGACGAGTTCTTTCCCCGGGGCGTGAGGCAATTCCCTGTACTTTTGCGGATGATGGAGTTTTTCGTAGATCCACAGGCGTTTGGTCTCAACGATCTCGCGTATCTTCGCTTCCGGTGTGGTCATGGGTGCATGGACGATCACACGCCGGTCGCGCTCCACTGTGATGGTGAGCTTGCGCCGCTTGCTGGAACGTCGGATTTCGTAAGCGAGCTCCATTTGGTCACTCCGCGTAGAGGATGATGTCGTTGTTCTTTTCGGCGATTTCTATAATGCGGCTGATGATGTGTTTATAATTTTCTTTCATTTTGGGTAGTCCAATAAACTTTTTTGAAAGCAAAATCTTCTTGATCTCCGCAGTCAGATTGTTGCGTGCCGGGATGCTCTCCCAGAATCCGGTCAGCTTCAGTTCGCGCTCAACGACCAGGGATATCCGTTGCGTCAGATCCACCAGCATCGCGATCTCGTCATCATTCAGATCTTTCTCGCCGAACAGCTCGCGGCGGAAAGAACGGAAAAACGGCATCTGTTTCTTGCGGTGCAGATCGTAGGTTGGTTCCTGAGATGCAGCGATGATCTTCTGACGAAGCTTCTCAAGTTCATCATAGACTTTGGCCCAATTGTGATGAAACTCATCCAGAATCCTCTCCAGCGCCTCGGCAAAAGAGGCTTGCAGATCCGGATCGTCATCGAGCTCCACATCCAGATGGTGGCGTATCGCATGTTCAACCTCGGCCGCCTTGGTTTTTGTTCTCTTGTGCTTGCCTACCTGCTTTTCAAAGTTGTCGTCGAGAATTGAAATTGGTGGCACCCTAAGGTCGATGCCTTTCGACACCAGATATTCGTCTGTGATGGCCCGTAGCTTGGGCGGGATGCCTTTCATGCTCAGGCGTTGGTCGCGCAGGTGCTTACCGGCAAGCACATTAATTTCGGTCAGCGCTTTGTAATCATCAATGTAATCAAGCGCTTCCTTGGCCGGGAAAACGGTATTCAGGCATTTGGTAAACTGCTTGAAAGCCAGTATGAAATCGAAGCGGATGTCTTCGTCGTAAAATAGATCGAAAAAGGCATCCGTATCGCTCAGGTCGTTTAGGCCATGCTTTTTCAGCAAATCCATGATCGCCTTGTGCGCCGCCTCCAGTTCGCGGATTTCCTCCTCCGGAAAACTTAGTGCTTCAGTGATCTGCTTCTGCTCACGCTCGTCGTAGTCCTCCAGCGCCTTTTTCAGGTGATGGCCGATACCAACATAATCAACCACGAATCCCTTGTCCTTACCTAGGCCACCCACTCGGTTGACGCGAGCAATAGCCTGCAACAAGTTGTGGGCAACGACCACCTTGTCTAGATACATCACTTGCTCCACCGGCGCGTCAAAGCCGGTCAGCAGCATATTGTTGACAATCAGAATCCCCATATTGCCATTCTGGCCATCTTCCTCGCTACCGAAAGCCAGTTTGAAGCGCTTGATGCTGGTCTCGTGCCGCGACTTGTCAGTATATTTTTTCAGATGCAACGGGTCATTATGCCCGCCGGAGATGATTACATCCGTCTCCAGCTTTTGGAGTAGCTCGAGGTCCAGCTTGCGGGGGTTGTTCTGTCGCAGCCTACGCAGGGAGAGTCGTAATGATGCGTCAATCCAGCGCTTGTAACGCACTGCCGCCTCACGGGAGGTAGCCACGATTTGCGCCTTAAAGCCATTGGGAAAGACATGAGTCAGATAGTGCCGCACCATATCGCAGGCTTTGGCCTTGATGGTCTCCTTTGCTTCCAGGTAGGCATCTCGCGATCCATATCCCAGAATCTGCAAACGCTCGTCCAGGTTGTAGTCGCTGAAGACATCCTCGAATGCCGTATCCATGCCTTTCTGGTCGGGCACGTCGGCATAGTGGGTGCGGCCTTCATAGACAATTTCCAACGTCACCCCGTCCTCAATGGCCTGGCGCATGGTGTACTTGTCGATATAGTCGCCGAACACCCGTTCGGTCTTGTCTATGGGGGTGCCGGTGTAGCCGATACGGGCGGCGTTGGGGATGGCTTTATCCAGATTAGCTCCCAACAGCGCATATTGCGAGCGATGAGCCTCGTCGGTCATCACCAGGATATGCGGGCTAGAGTTTAGCTCCGGGAAAGTCTCAGACAGCTCCGTCTCGCGGAATTTGTGAATCATGGCCATCACCAGATCAGAAGCGTCGGAGCGGAGCAGTTCCTTGAGCGTCCTGATGCTGTCGGCCACCTTGACCGTGAAGCCAATGCCCTGGCTGGTCTCGGCTAATTGCTGCTCCAGTTGAGTGCGATCGGTGACGAACACCACTTTCCACTTGGCCAATTCCGGGTGCTGGTACATCTCCCGTACCATGAACATCATAGTAAGTGACTTGCCCGATCCCTGAGTGTGCCAGATAATGCCGCTGCGCTCTCGCGGTGTCTTGCCCTCAAGCAAACGTTTGACCGCCAGCTTGACAGCACGGAACTGCTGATAGCGCCCCACGATTTTGATCGTCCGGCCCTTATCGTCGGTGGAGAACAGGGTGAAGGTGCGAATGATGTCCAGCAGATTGCGAGGGTCACACATGCCGGCTACCAGTCGCTGCTGATCATTGGGGCCGCTGGCGCCGTGTTCCAGCTCATCCACCGTGCGCGGGTAAGGGTCTGCCCAACGGTAGAAATGCTTTTCGCTGTGCGAGCTGATGGTGCCGAACTTGCATTCGTTGCGGCAGGTGGCCACTACGAACTGGTTGTAATAAAAGAGCGGCTGGCTGCCTTCGCCTCGGTCGCCGCGCTGCTCGCTGTAGCGCAGAAGCTGGTCAATGGCTTCAGGGATGGCGTCCTTGACCTTGGGCGACTTGCACTCGATCACCACCACCGGCAGGCCGTTCAGAAACAGCACGATGTCCGGAATGATATGGTGCTCGGTGCCCAGGATACGTACCTTGAACTGGCAGACGGCGGTAAAGTCGTTGTTGGCCGGATTGTCAAAGTCGATAAAGCGCACCGTGGGGCTTTTCTCACCCGTCTTGCGGTTCTCGCTGACGCTGGTGTTCTCCAGCAGCAGATGCAGAACATGCCGGTTGTTCTCCATGAGGTTGCTGCCGGGGAAACTGGCCGTGAGGTGCTTGATCACCTCCTCGGTCTGGTCCGCCTCCAGCCATGGATTGATGCGTTTAATGTTTTCTCTCAGAACCTTGGGAAGAATCACCTCGGTAAAACTTTCTCGCCCCGTGTCGCTTGGCTTCTGCTTCTGGCCGGTAAAGTCGATGATGTTCCAGCCAAGCCCCGCCAATTGGTCCAGCAGCGGCTTTTCCACATGGTTGCGCTCGTCGATCTTGATATGTGCAGGGGTCTTATTGAGGCTCATGCGCAGGCCTCCTGTTGTTCTTTTTCCAGTAGTGGCGTCACGCGGACTTTGCCGGTGAGCAGGTCTTGCATGAGAGCATTCTTAAGAGATTGCAGCTTGAATAAATCTTTGTTTAGATGCTTCAATGTTTCATTGTGGCTTCCTATTATTTGAAATATAGTAATTTGCTCACTAATAGGAGGTGTGCGCACTAAAAATTTCCGAAAATGTTCCAAATGAATGTGTGCAAGTCCGGTTCCAGCTGATAGTGAGCCAAGTTGCATCATAAACTCACCGCTGTCGAAAAATGCCCAAATCAACTGTGGCATACAAATTTCGTACTTTGGTCTAAGCAAAGCAACAGATACAAAAATGCTAAACTCTGGAGCATCCTCGGGTACTATCCGGGCGACACCTAGTGTTCCATCTTTTGTCACCAACACATCACCTGCGGTTGGATTTGCGCGTTTTTTGTATAACTTGTGAGCATCTTCAGATATAAGCCTAGTATTTGAAAAATCAATTCCGGGAGTGGATGTGAGATCTGTTACTACAATAAATGGTACGCCAGACTCTACATAATTTGGCGTGTGATGTACGCCATCAACGATTTGTGTTGTCAGATGCTCCATCCTCAATACATTCCACTCCACCGGAATCGGCCCCAGTGGGGAATCTTTGAATTTATGGGTTTCTTCAGAGCGGAGGTTGCCGTGTTCGTCGATGCCGCGGATGAGGAGGTCCTGCATCAGGCCGGTCTTTATGCGCTGCTGCTTGGCAATCAGCGCCTCGGTATGCTCAATCGCCCGATCCACCGCTGAAAGGACTTCAGCAATTTTGGCTTGTTCAGTTATAGAGCCCGGAAGGTCCAAGAATACCCAATTAATGAAACTTGTTTTTAATCCAGGCTGCGCTGATCCAGAGATCTGTAAACTTATTTGCCTCTGAATACTTTCCGATAAAAGGCTGTAATAGAGGTACTCTTGAGTTATTTTCTTGCATTTTCCTCGAAGTAGAAAAAGGTGTTCGTTGATACAGGCATAATCCTGATCACCAGAGAAGTAAAATCCAACCTTTCCAGTCTGAGCACCGTCTTTGTTAATAAGAACATCACCAGGAAGAAGGTGCCCTTTGGACATTCCTTTGTAGAAATCCCATGAAACGAGTTTGACATTTTCAAGAACTACCTTGCCTGAAGGTAAAATATTTTCTCCCCCGAGGCTTGGTACATCCCCATACTCACTATTAACGCCACCCTTAGGCCGAGAACCGCTTTCAATTGTTTCAAGAACTGAAAATAAACTTTCCCGTTGCCAATCTGCATTCATCCCAAATACCCCAAACCTTTTAGAAACTCATCCAACTGTTCCATCGTCTCTGTCCGCTGTTGCTCCAGCTCCCGCATGGAGACGGCATACTTGTTCCAGAGCTTTTCGACGGCGGTAATCAGCGCCCGTTTTTCGGCGTTGAGGTAGCGCTCCAGTTCGGTATGGGCGATGTCGTGCAGCTTTTTCA containing:
- a CDS encoding ATP-binding protein produces the protein MISEEIKKKISKFNDTGEFMDFIYDNEQLDNATKKAILSEAFKRIASGDDLERVIFMAIDDLNDFDTAKNFLISGLHHITSIEELNHLSLMVEGIAYGEEDRNLLQWCQNAMSEIAKRKSSPYVKMLDALHKSYKYNQRVYVDRALLDKTRPVRVPVFSGPTGMGKTTTIKKFATEMGFDFIALEGSVLTAGDLLTHIQVTKEKIMKKSSKGVVVLIERFNQLCDECKDIIQQYSDGDIDAVGKIVKSAGALKKTEHRFRITPITELFVVGEVTT
- a CDS encoding metallophosphoesterase, which codes for MTTTGSTGYDIIGDIHGHADALRALLRQLGYRQHNGCFRHPERQAIFAGDFIDRGPDNLGVIDIVRRMVDGGAALAVMGNHEYNAICYHTRHPQTGQPLRPHSAKNTAQHAAFLAEFAGRESLLVETIAWFRSLPLFLELEGLRVIHAEWDARLIRSLTGNGSQPTNTFCLDDHFLFRSVDDRTSEHRIIETLLKGTEIPLPAGCVLQDKDGFARQEIRVKWWQASGRTYREIAMLPDDQLPAIPNLPLTDNGRNIYPTGEKPVFFGHYWMRPPVRLLTPNATCVDFSVARGGVLCGYRWNGERKLHPENLLFV
- a CDS encoding helix-turn-helix transcriptional regulator, whose translation is MKDAIKLRAFTKSKGATLGSPMETLLRQWLMLRLIPRQPRRISTAELEHKLNEQGYQTTRRTIQRDLDKLSRHFPLVSDGRKPAGWSWQKDAETFDIPGMGPSAALTLRMVESFMLRMLPGQCARSLEGHFRRAQTILDKLSGGHAHWPEKVKVVSRTQPLLPPDISEEVLETITEALFGDRCFRGRYRSAIDGREKQLHFHPLGMVFSDAVIYLVARIDDYQDVRHYALHRFLEVELLEQEVQRPDGFDLEQHMRNGRFEWPLEEGKTIRLRARFAAGASRHLQERRLSEDQTITEDGNDHVILEATVLDSHQLRWWLLGFGDTVEILGPPALRQEFKSIAAKLHQFYQ
- a CDS encoding M48 family metallopeptidase; the encoded protein is MELAYEIRRSSKRRKLTITVERDRRVIVHAPMTTPEAKIREIVETKRLWIYEKLHHPQKYRELPHAPGKELVSGESALYLGRHYRIEVVESDLSEIRFAQRFYIPASYVQNRKTVLREWYIQKAHEKILPRVRHHARQLGVAFNKAKIVDSSYRWGSCTVKNNVNFNWRLIKAPMFIIDYVIVHELAHLLEGNHTSRFWNIVRSQSPMMDKAKQWLMENGNILEEDV
- a CDS encoding type I restriction endonuclease subunit R — encoded protein: MSLNKTPAHIKIDERNHVEKPLLDQLAGLGWNIIDFTGQKQKPSDTGRESFTEVILPKVLRENIKRINPWLEADQTEEVIKHLTASFPGSNLMENNRHVLHLLLENTSVSENRKTGEKSPTVRFIDFDNPANNDFTAVCQFKVRILGTEHHIIPDIVLFLNGLPVVVIECKSPKVKDAIPEAIDQLLRYSEQRGDRGEGSQPLFYYNQFVVATCRNECKFGTISSHSEKHFYRWADPYPRTVDELEHGASGPNDQQRLVAGMCDPRNLLDIIRTFTLFSTDDKGRTIKIVGRYQQFRAVKLAVKRLLEGKTPRERSGIIWHTQGSGKSLTMMFMVREMYQHPELAKWKVVFVTDRTQLEQQLAETSQGIGFTVKVADSIRTLKELLRSDASDLVMAMIHKFRETELSETFPELNSSPHILVMTDEAHRSQYALLGANLDKAIPNAARIGYTGTPIDKTERVFGDYIDKYTMRQAIEDGVTLEIVYEGRTHYADVPDQKGMDTAFEDVFSDYNLDERLQILGYGSRDAYLEAKETIKAKACDMVRHYLTHVFPNGFKAQIVATSREAAVRYKRWIDASLRLSLRRLRQNNPRKLDLELLQKLETDVIISGGHNDPLHLKKYTDKSRHETSIKRFKLAFGSEEDGQNGNMGILIVNNMLLTGFDAPVEQVMYLDKVVVAHNLLQAIARVNRVGGLGKDKGFVVDYVGIGHHLKKALEDYDEREQKQITEALSFPEEEIRELEAAHKAIMDLLKKHGLNDLSDTDAFFDLFYDEDIRFDFILAFKQFTKCLNTVFPAKEALDYIDDYKALTEINVLAGKHLRDQRLSMKGIPPKLRAITDEYLVSKGIDLRVPPISILDDNFEKQVGKHKRTKTKAAEVEHAIRHHLDVELDDDPDLQASFAEALERILDEFHHNWAKVYDELEKLRQKIIAASQEPTYDLHRKKQMPFFRSFRRELFGEKDLNDDEIAMLVDLTQRISLVVERELKLTGFWESIPARNNLTAEIKKILLSKKFIGLPKMKENYKHIISRIIEIAEKNNDIILYAE
- a CDS encoding restriction endonuclease subunit S, with product MNADWQRESLFSVLETIESGSRPKGGVNSEYGDVPSLGGENILPSGKVVLENVKLVSWDFYKGMSKGHLLPGDVLINKDGAQTGKVGFYFSGDQDYACINEHLFLLRGKCKKITQEYLYYSLLSESIQRQISLQISGSAQPGLKTSFINWVFLDLPGSITEQAKIAEVLSAVDRAIEHTEALIAKQQRIKTGLMQDLLIRGIDEHGNLRSEETHKFKDSPLGPIPVEWNVLRMEHLTTQIVDGVHHTPNYVESGVPFIVVTDLTSTPGIDFSNTRLISEDAHKLYKKRANPTAGDVLVTKDGTLGVARIVPEDAPEFSIFVSVALLRPKYEICMPQLIWAFFDSGEFMMQLGSLSAGTGLAHIHLEHFRKFLVRTPPISEQITIFQIIGSHNETLKHLNKDLFKLQSLKNALMQDLLTGKVRVTPLLEKEQQEACA